A region from the Pempheris klunzingeri isolate RE-2024b chromosome 17, fPemKlu1.hap1, whole genome shotgun sequence genome encodes:
- the rnf151 gene encoding RING finger protein 151: MADPEVSSQSGGYDVELFVDTPDYDLICTICQGVLRCPVRAACHHIFCKKCILQWLKRQETCPCCRKPVNPSLIFVMFKLSKSIGRMKIKCKNEIRGCAETFPLSEQYCHSMSCLYELIPCPYQGCRAQLLRRDLDTHARHCEHWRQPCHMGCGTILSHRTQAQHNCYKQLRQEYEARQRNHRAIATALQRKMRRMQSTMAHMKRQIGLICESLEVMDDLHEVEEEDLGESSGSSSGTPSSNNSNC, encoded by the exons ATG GCGGACCCAGAGGTGTCATCACAGAGCGGGGGCTACGATGTGGAGCTGTTTGTGGACACCCCAGACTACGATCTGATCTGCACCATATGCCAGGGGGTCCTCAGGTGTCCAGTAAGAGCTGCGTGCCACCACATCTTCTGCAAGAAATGCATCCTACAGTGGCTGAAGAG GCAGGAGACCTGCCCCTGCTGCAGGAAGCCGGTTAACCCAAGCTTGATCTTTGTCATGTTCAAGCTGAGCAAATCTATTGGACGCATGAAGATCAAG TGTAAGAACGAGATCCGAGGTTGTGCAGAGACCTTCCCGCTCTCGGAGCAGTACTGCCACAGCATGAGCTGTCTGTACGAGCTCATCCCCTGCCCCTACCAGGGCTGCCGGGCGCAGCTCCTCCGCAGGGACCTGGACACCCACGCACGCCACTGCGAACACTGGCGCCAGCCCTGCCACATGGGCTGTGGGACGATACTCTCCCACCGCACCCAGGCTCAACACAACTGCTACAAGCAACTGAGGCAGGAGTATGAGGCCAGACAGAGGAACCACAGGGCCATCGCCACCGCCCtgcagaggaagatgaggaggatgcAGAGCACCATGGCCCACATGAAGAGGCAGATAGGGCTGATCTGCGAGAGCCTGGAGGTGATGGACGACCTGCAcgaggtagaggaggaggacttGGGAGAGAGCAGCGGCAGCTCCAGTGGGACTCCAAGtagcaacaacagcaactgCTGA
- the ndufb10 gene encoding NADH dehydrogenase [ubiquinone] 1 beta subcomplex subunit 10, translated as MPADFDKEAYPEPPRQTPVVEKQSALPNPAVILSKLFYYSVDLPVTTFRDAADSIRAKNKSVYYHQRFRRVPDLTECEQGDYVCYYEAEMQWRRDFKVDQEIVKIVQERMRACHQREGASYHQNCANEVQQFNEVTKNFLSRYGDLGAYASGRKCLMKQRERMAAQAQSA; from the exons atgcCTGCAGACTTTGATAAAGAGGCATATCCGGAGCCTCCTCGGCAGACTCCGGTTGTGGAGAAGCAGTCAGCGCTGCCAAACCCCGCTGTGATTCTGTCTAAGCTCTTCTATTACTCCGTGGACCTTCCCGTCACCACATTTAGAG ATGCTGCTGACAGCATCCGGGCTAAAAACAAGTCCGTCTACTACCACCAGAGGTTCCGCCGTGTCCCAGACCTGACTGAGTGCGAGCAGGGAGACTATGTCTGCTACTATGAGGCTGAGATGCAGTGGAGGAGAGACTT CAAAGTGGACCAGGAGATTGTGAAGATAGTCCAGGAGCGTATGAGGGCCTGCCACCAGAGAGAGGGAGCCAGCTACCACCAGAACTGTGCCAACGAAGTGCAACAGTTCAACGAGGTGACCAAGAACTTCCTGTCACGCT ATGGAGACCTGGGAGCGTACGCCAGTGGGAGGAAGTGTCTGATGAAGCAAAGAGAACGGATGGCAGCTCAGGCCCAGAGTGCTTAA
- the LOC139217027 gene encoding large ribosomal subunit protein uL3-like: MTLTPALAPLSFYPSTGECTDMSHRKFHAPRHGHMGFLPHKRSKKHRGRVRTWPKDDPSQPVHLTAFLGYKAGMTHTLREMHRTGLKQSKREEVEAVTIIDTPPVIVVGVVGYIKTVRGLRSFKTIFAEHLSDECRRRFYKNWHKSKKKAFTKYSKKWQDETGKKQLDKDFTLMKKYCSVIRVIVHSQMRLLPIKQKKAHMMEVQLNGGSLSDKVDWAKERLEQAVPVSAVFYQDEMIDIIGVTRGRGFKGVTSRWHTKKLPRKTHKGLRKVACIGAWHPARVGYTIARAGQKGYHHRTELNKKIYRIGKGVHVQDGKVIRNNASTNYDTSQKTITPLGSFPHYGDVNNDFVMVKGCVIGAKKRILTLRKSLLVHTSRKSKETIELKFIDTTSKFGHGRFQTAQEKRAFMGPLKKDALKTLPEPLVEDA; encoded by the exons ATGACCCTTACACCAGCACTGgcccctctctctttctatccctCGACAGGAGAGTGTACGGACATG TCACATAGAAAATTCCACGCGCCCCGCCATGGGCACATGGGGTTCCTGCCCCACAAGCGTAGCAAGAAGCATCGGGGCAGGGTGCGAACGTGGCCCAAAGATGACCCCAGCCAACCCGTTCACCTCACCGCCTTCCTGGGCTACAAGGCTGGAATGACGCACACGCTGAGGGAGATGCACCGCACTGGCCTCA AGCAATCAAAGCGAGAGGAAGTAGAGGCCGTTACCATCATTGACACTCCTCCGGTCATTGTGGTGGGGGTCGTGGGATACATTAAGACCGTCCGTGGCCTGCGTTCCTTCAAAACCATCTTTGCTGAGCATCTCAGTGACGAGTGCAGGCGCAGATTTTATAAAAACTG GCACAAGAGCAAGAAGAAGGCCTTCACCAAGTACAGTAAGAAGTGGCAGGATGAGACAGGAAAGAAACAGCTGGACAAGGATTTCACCCTGATGAAGAAATACTGTTCAGTGATCAGGGTTATTGTTCACTCCCAG ATGCGGCTGCTGcccataaaacagaaaaaggccCACATGATGGAGGTGCAGCTAAATGGGGGAAGCCTGTCGGACAAAGTGGACTGGGCAAAGGAGCGTCTGGAGCAGGCTGTGCCTGTCTCTGCAGTCTTCTACCAGGATGAGATGATTGACATCATTGGAGTAACCAGGGGCCGTGGCTTTAAAG GTGTGACGAGCCGCTGGCACACAAAGAAGCTTCCCAGGAAGACTCACAAGGGTCTGAGGAAGGTGGCCTGTATCGGAGCCTGGCATCCGGCCCGTGTGGGATACACTATAGCTCGTGCTGGTCAGAAGGGCTATCACCACCGTACTGAACTCAACAAGAAG ATCTACCGTATTGGTAAGGGTGTCCACGTCCAGGATGGAAAGGTGATACGGAACAATGCCTCCACTAACTACGACACCAGCCAGAAGACTATCACGCCCCTG GGAAGCTTCCCCCATTATGGTGACGTGAATAATGACTTCGTCATGGTGAAGGGCTGTGTGATCGGGGCTAAGAAGCGCATCCTCACCCTCAGAAAG TCTCTGCTCGTGCACACGTCCCGCAAGTCCAAGGAGACCATCGAGCTCAAGTTCATCGATACCACTTCCAAATTTGGTCATGGCCGCTTCCAGACTGCCCAGGAGAAGAGGGCATTTATG GGGCCACTGAAGAAGGACGCCCTGAAGACCCTGCCGGAGCCTCTGGTGGAGGACGCCTGA